The following coding sequences are from one Rhodobiaceae bacterium window:
- the gltC gene encoding HTH-type transcriptional regulator GltC gives MHHIRQLQCVEALEATGHFGRAADRLGITQSALTQSIQKLEEYYEVSLFVRDRRQITPTPFGEIIVERAREALQSIATADREIELMRNLETGHLMVGVDPFVSGSLLAPALSKMLTVHPHLRFSVRTGDWHTFKASLLERKIDLYVGFTQLSSDDPRVNLKRLSMPPPIPVCGPTHKLAGKRNIPLDVLLQHPIVSPSPPDWFLDWAASEGSGRTVEDIRAPFFLVADDLHLVKEIVKHGHALTAALPGDLEIEIKNKLLLPIEVKNWPKETPISLATLSGRPLPPAASLLAEEITKTAKAMPPA, from the coding sequence ATGCATCACATCAGACAACTGCAATGTGTAGAGGCCCTGGAAGCGACGGGGCATTTCGGGCGAGCGGCAGACCGGCTTGGCATTACACAATCTGCACTCACACAGAGCATCCAGAAGCTTGAGGAGTATTACGAGGTTAGCCTTTTTGTCCGTGACCGCCGACAAATCACGCCGACACCATTTGGCGAGATCATCGTTGAACGAGCGCGAGAGGCACTTCAATCCATCGCAACCGCAGATCGCGAAATTGAACTTATGCGCAATTTGGAGACAGGGCACTTAATGGTCGGCGTCGACCCGTTTGTCTCAGGTTCGCTCTTGGCGCCAGCACTGAGCAAGATGCTAACCGTTCATCCCCACCTACGCTTTTCGGTTCGGACAGGCGATTGGCACACCTTCAAAGCCTCACTCCTTGAGAGAAAAATCGACCTCTATGTTGGATTCACCCAGTTAAGTTCCGACGACCCCCGGGTAAACCTAAAGCGCCTTTCCATGCCACCACCCATCCCCGTGTGTGGTCCGACACACAAGCTTGCGGGGAAAAGGAACATTCCACTTGATGTGCTCCTTCAGCATCCAATCGTCAGCCCATCGCCGCCTGACTGGTTTCTGGATTGGGCAGCATCTGAAGGTTCCGGACGCACAGTTGAGGATATTCGAGCGCCCTTCTTCCTTGTAGCCGATGACCTACATCTGGTGAAAGAGATTGTAAAACACGGGCATGCGCTTACGGCGGCGCTGCCAGGGGACCTTGAGATCGAAATCAAAAACAAACTTCTCTTACCAATTGAAGTGAAGAACTGGCCCAAAGAAACACCAATCTCGCTAGCGACACTTTCAGGGCGCCCGCTGCCACCTGCGGCGTCTCTTCTCGCTGAGGAAATCACTAAGACCGCCAAAGCGATGCCCCCAGCGTGA
- the dnaK gene encoding chaperone protein DnaK yields the protein MTNWLGVDFGTSNSAAAYMSAGEVVHAELEEGRETIPTALFFDLYEKQVLTGRPANQALLDGAEGRYMRSLKSVLGTPLMKEQRLLLGRRTDFFEVVSAFLTQLKGRAEEFAGVTFDHVVAGRPVFFHRVDADRNARAEQDLKACYYKAGFKHVRFMYEPEAAALESARDYKKGSVGLVVDIGGGTSDFTLFEAQDQGVRIIASNGVRVGGTDFDRQISYDHFMPLLGRGAQLTRRFADGTIQAPAHIFSELATWEKIPFLYDDKTLQLARGMERDAVNRPAFARLVKVLERRLGHDLAFEAERTKIAHNKGSNQSLVDLSLIEAGLQTELTVEGLENSLLRFGEEIAAAIQETLDAGEIEAQNVEAVVSVGGSSSMKIVTDAIQGCLPSVTVKQGDVFTSIVDGLAIATLDDERSAP from the coding sequence GTGACCAATTGGTTGGGCGTGGATTTCGGCACCTCAAATTCTGCTGCTGCCTATATGTCAGCGGGAGAAGTTGTGCATGCGGAACTTGAGGAAGGCCGGGAGACGATCCCGACGGCGCTCTTCTTCGATCTCTATGAAAAGCAGGTACTGACAGGTCGTCCGGCAAACCAGGCGCTGTTGGACGGGGCGGAGGGCCGCTATATGCGGTCGCTCAAAAGCGTGCTCGGGACGCCTTTGATGAAGGAGCAGCGTTTGCTGCTTGGGCGGCGCACTGATTTCTTTGAGGTTGTTTCTGCGTTTCTCACACAGCTTAAAGGGCGGGCAGAAGAGTTTGCAGGGGTCACGTTCGACCATGTTGTCGCTGGACGGCCAGTGTTCTTCCACCGGGTGGACGCGGATCGCAATGCCCGCGCCGAGCAGGACTTGAAGGCCTGCTACTACAAGGCTGGCTTCAAACACGTCCGGTTTATGTATGAGCCGGAAGCAGCGGCGCTTGAAAGTGCCCGCGACTATAAGAAGGGCAGTGTCGGGCTCGTGGTCGATATTGGCGGGGGGACGTCTGACTTCACCCTGTTTGAGGCGCAAGACCAGGGTGTCCGGATCATTGCGTCAAACGGTGTGCGGGTTGGCGGAACCGACTTCGACCGCCAGATCTCTTACGATCATTTTATGCCACTGCTTGGGCGTGGGGCTCAACTGACCCGGCGCTTTGCCGATGGCACCATACAGGCGCCGGCGCATATTTTTTCAGAGCTTGCGACCTGGGAGAAGATCCCCTTTCTCTATGACGATAAGACGCTGCAACTGGCCCGGGGCATGGAACGCGATGCCGTCAACCGTCCCGCCTTCGCTCGTCTGGTGAAGGTTCTGGAGAGACGGCTTGGTCACGACCTCGCCTTTGAAGCGGAGCGAACAAAAATTGCGCACAATAAAGGCAGCAATCAGTCATTGGTCGACTTAAGTCTGATTGAAGCCGGGCTGCAGACCGAGCTCACCGTGGAGGGGCTTGAAAACAGTCTCCTGCGTTTTGGTGAAGAGATCGCGGCGGCGATCCAGGAGACCCTGGACGCAGGGGAGATTGAGGCGCAGAACGTTGAAGCGGTTGTCAGTGTCGGAGGATCCAGTTCCATGAAGATCGTCACGGACGCGATCCAGGGATGCCTGCCCAGCGTCACCGTGAAACAGGGTGATGTCTTCACGTCCATTGTTGATGGACTGGCAATAGCGACCCTTGATGACGAACGGTCCGCGCCCTAG
- a CDS encoding cupin domain protein, whose product MKPAIDAMKVDAAKGGKSLPAESDRAALGPHELGGPYESRNLGDLFALTQFGVMMETLPPGSRSSIRHWHTKSDEFVMVLEGELTLVTNEGETLVRADMVVGFKAGEENAHHLINKSNTDARFLVVGSRVPGDEVHYPHDDFKWAVAEDGTWYAARKDGTPY is encoded by the coding sequence ATGAAACCAGCCATTGATGCAATGAAGGTTGATGCCGCTAAGGGGGGCAAATCTCTGCCTGCGGAAAGTGATCGTGCCGCTCTAGGCCCCCATGAGCTTGGTGGACCCTATGAAAGCCGGAATCTGGGCGACCTGTTCGCACTGACACAGTTTGGGGTGATGATGGAAACGCTCCCTCCCGGTTCCCGTTCTTCCATCCGTCACTGGCATACAAAATCAGATGAGTTTGTGATGGTGCTGGAGGGTGAATTGACTCTGGTCACCAATGAGGGGGAGACCCTGGTGCGGGCTGACATGGTTGTCGGGTTTAAGGCCGGGGAGGAGAATGCCCACCACCTCATCAACAAGTCGAACACAGATGCCCGTTTTCTTGTTGTCGGATCACGTGTGCCGGGCGACGAAGTGCACTACCCGCATGATGACTTCAAATGGGCTGTCGCCGAGGATGGCACCTGGTATGCGGCTCGCAAGGATGGCACTCCTTATTGA
- a CDS encoding hypothetical protein (uncharacterized conserved protein (DUF2164)) → MEDLKLTSDEKAVLVPKLMTYLRDELDVDAGQFDVEFLLDFLAKEAGAVLYNRGLEDAHAALAKHIDAFADVIYALEKPVETRR, encoded by the coding sequence ATGGAAGATCTTAAGCTGACATCTGATGAGAAGGCGGTTCTTGTCCCTAAGTTAATGACTTATCTCAGGGATGAGCTGGATGTGGATGCAGGGCAGTTTGATGTTGAGTTTCTGCTCGACTTTCTGGCCAAGGAAGCAGGGGCTGTTCTCTACAATCGCGGTCTGGAAGATGCCCACGCCGCGCTGGCCAAGCACATAGATGCGTTTGCCGATGTGATTTATGCGCTTGAAAAACCCGTCGAGACGAGGCGCTGA
- the snoaB gene encoding deoxynogalonate monooxygenase, giving the protein MPGFEELDPKVTLADQFKTEEGPVVLVNLFTVDANEEDALVKAWSHDAAFMKTQPGYISTQLHKGIAGSSTFVNYAVWKDVESFRNAFTHPEFQHRIAQYPRTAIAKPHLFKKLAVDDHCVA; this is encoded by the coding sequence ATGCCTGGATTTGAAGAACTCGACCCAAAAGTCACTTTGGCAGACCAGTTTAAGACCGAAGAGGGGCCTGTCGTTCTAGTCAATCTTTTCACCGTGGATGCCAACGAAGAAGATGCGCTTGTAAAGGCATGGAGCCATGACGCTGCCTTCATGAAAACACAGCCAGGCTACATCTCGACACAACTTCACAAGGGAATCGCAGGCAGCTCAACCTTTGTGAACTACGCGGTCTGGAAGGACGTTGAGAGCTTCAGAAACGCTTTCACTCATCCCGAATTCCAGCACCGCATTGCCCAATACCCCAGGACAGCGATCGCAAAACCCCACCTCTTCAAAAAACTCGCCGTCGACGATCACTGCGTCGCTTAA
- a CDS encoding phospholipid methyltransferase, with protein sequence MQKLLPPALVAICILLMVALHILFPIGNIIDQPLLALVIATIGVGFTLSGARLFSRVGTNIKTFNKPDHLVTSGLFRFTRNPMYLGFALLLVGIAIGLGTATPFVVVVAFFVITNLWYIPFEERKMEEIFGADYLAYKARTRCWI encoded by the coding sequence ATGCAAAAACTTCTGCCCCCTGCCCTCGTCGCGATCTGCATCCTCTTGATGGTTGCGCTACATATATTATTCCCGATCGGCAATATCATCGATCAGCCTTTGCTGGCCCTTGTCATCGCAACCATCGGCGTGGGCTTCACTCTCTCCGGCGCGCGGCTTTTTTCCCGCGTTGGCACCAACATCAAAACCTTCAACAAGCCTGACCACCTTGTGACCAGCGGCCTTTTTCGCTTCACCCGAAACCCGATGTATCTGGGTTTCGCCCTCCTCCTCGTCGGTATTGCCATTGGCCTGGGGACCGCAACACCCTTTGTTGTGGTTGTGGCCTTCTTTGTGATTACCAACCTTTGGTACATCCCCTTTGAAGAGCGAAAGATGGAAGAGATATTCGGCGCCGACTATTTGGCATACAAGGCCCGCACCCGTTGCTGGATCTAA
- a CDS encoding putative FAD-binding dehydrogenase, producing the protein MTKTIAEPARETPVVHETDVLVVGSGPGGLAAAIAAARSGVRVALLERFGCFGGNITVVGVEGFAWYRHEETVEAGGIGQEFEDRAKEMGAAVPESQSLSYELDSEGFKLVADRLVEEAGIHPMLHRQFVAPIMNGSSIEGVIVESKAGREAILAKRIIDATGDADVAHRAGAPTIKTPLEDMQAASVMFHLAGVDKQAFLQGVRDNPQTYKDWENSTWHMETDGKEDEMFSPFLGKPFDQAIKDGVIPAELKTIGGTWGAVHDSGELTYMNLIHLNECDGTDPESLTKFEMEGRRQTLAAIDVLRKYTPGCKEARLRNFGMSIGIRDTRKIDAVYNMTEEDVRYEGRFEDSIGIYPEFIDGYGILILPTTGRYMHIPYRSLLPKKVENLLVAGRAIGGDKISHAATRNMSCCAVTGQGAGVAAALSVKQNTSLADVNVSAVQQELSRQGVRVH; encoded by the coding sequence ATGACCAAAACCATTGCCGAGCCAGCACGCGAGACACCTGTCGTTCATGAGACCGATGTCTTGGTTGTAGGGTCCGGGCCCGGCGGCCTGGCAGCAGCTATCGCAGCAGCACGCTCCGGCGTGCGCGTCGCCCTGCTGGAGCGGTTTGGCTGTTTCGGTGGCAATATCACGGTGGTCGGCGTGGAAGGCTTTGCCTGGTATCGCCACGAAGAAACCGTCGAAGCTGGCGGCATCGGGCAGGAGTTTGAGGACCGCGCCAAGGAGATGGGTGCGGCCGTACCCGAAAGCCAGTCACTCAGCTACGAACTGGATTCTGAAGGCTTTAAGCTGGTTGCCGACAGGTTAGTCGAAGAAGCAGGCATCCATCCCATGCTGCACCGCCAATTTGTCGCTCCCATCATGAACGGCAGCAGCATCGAAGGTGTAATCGTGGAATCCAAGGCCGGCCGCGAAGCCATCCTCGCCAAACGTATAATTGATGCAACGGGGGACGCCGATGTCGCACACCGCGCAGGCGCTCCCACAATCAAAACTCCCCTGGAGGACATGCAGGCGGCATCGGTCATGTTTCATCTCGCAGGTGTCGACAAGCAGGCATTTCTTCAGGGTGTGAGAGACAACCCACAAACCTATAAGGACTGGGAAAACAGCACCTGGCACATGGAAACCGATGGCAAGGAAGATGAGATGTTCTCCCCCTTCCTCGGCAAGCCCTTCGATCAAGCCATCAAAGACGGGGTGATACCTGCAGAGCTTAAAACCATCGGCGGCACCTGGGGCGCTGTCCACGATAGCGGTGAACTGACCTATATGAACCTCATCCATCTGAATGAGTGCGACGGCACAGACCCGGAAAGCCTCACGAAATTTGAGATGGAAGGGCGACGCCAAACGCTCGCCGCCATTGACGTGCTCCGAAAATACACGCCGGGCTGTAAAGAAGCGCGGCTGCGCAATTTCGGCATGAGCATCGGCATCAGAGACACGCGTAAAATCGACGCGGTCTACAACATGACGGAGGAGGATGTACGGTACGAAGGGCGTTTTGAGGACTCGATCGGGATCTATCCGGAGTTCATCGATGGCTATGGCATTCTGATCCTGCCGACCACAGGCCGTTATATGCACATCCCCTATCGCTCACTACTGCCTAAGAAAGTTGAGAACCTGCTTGTCGCTGGCCGGGCAATCGGCGGGGACAAAATCTCTCACGCCGCCACCCGCAACATGTCTTGCTGTGCGGTAACCGGCCAGGGCGCAGGTGTCGCCGCGGCACTCTCCGTCAAACAGAACACGTCCCTTGCTGATGTGAATGTGAGCGCGGTGCAGCAAGAACTGAGCCGTCAGGGTGTGCGCGTCCATTAA
- a CDS encoding imidazolonepropionase, with protein MGEWISSLAAKAALTFCGLIAITSPAWADLMIQNVTIIDPVAGETANQDILIGNGTIAAIGDHGSIATFAPVDTLDGSGKFVIPALWDAHVHLTFDKGIGNTALPLFVANGITRVRDTGGLLSEILLMQDIAKEKGPEAPEIYFAGPLIDGMPRVYDGTPARFPNISDGASTPEDAERIVDELAAAGASLIKSYEMLQPDVFRALVARATERELPVTSHIPLSMDAESVIAAGVKGMEHLRNIGLACSNKSQVLLAERQAMLRDGVKEEGSTLRSSIHAAQRPIAFGSQDAERCGAVIKALAGAQVFQTPTLALNTRGAFRQFLEPRQRDPFQYLPAAVRDNWNAFADGAADTPIDPAYVTFANWSLGMVGQLHKAGVPIMAGTDAPIGLLTPGFSLHLEMEMLVKAGLSPQEALASATLRPAEFFGLEETMGTIEAGKSSELVLLTANPLEEIANTRTIDTVITRGTVLDRAALDAMLNNAAP; from the coding sequence ATGGGTGAATGGATCAGCAGTCTCGCTGCAAAAGCGGCACTGACATTCTGTGGACTTATCGCCATCACCTCGCCCGCATGGGCTGATCTGATGATCCAGAATGTGACCATCATCGACCCTGTCGCTGGTGAAACAGCAAACCAGGACATTCTGATAGGCAATGGCACCATCGCAGCCATTGGAGACCATGGCAGCATCGCGACTTTCGCACCCGTTGACACGCTCGACGGCAGCGGAAAATTTGTCATCCCGGCTCTGTGGGACGCCCATGTGCACCTTACTTTCGATAAGGGCATCGGAAACACCGCCCTTCCCCTCTTTGTCGCCAACGGCATCACCCGCGTGCGCGACACAGGTGGGCTTCTCTCTGAAATACTCTTGATGCAGGACATCGCAAAAGAGAAAGGTCCAGAAGCCCCTGAGATCTATTTCGCGGGCCCACTCATAGACGGCATGCCGCGTGTCTATGACGGCACCCCCGCCCGCTTCCCGAATATTTCCGATGGCGCCTCAACGCCTGAGGATGCGGAACGCATTGTCGATGAGCTCGCCGCAGCCGGCGCAAGCCTCATCAAGTCTTACGAAATGCTGCAACCAGATGTGTTCCGGGCGCTTGTCGCCCGTGCTACCGAACGCGAATTGCCGGTCACCTCCCACATTCCGCTCAGCATGGACGCTGAATCTGTGATCGCGGCGGGCGTCAAAGGCATGGAACATCTACGCAATATTGGCCTTGCGTGTTCGAACAAATCCCAAGTGCTGCTCGCAGAAAGACAGGCCATGTTGCGTGACGGTGTAAAGGAGGAAGGCAGCACACTCCGATCCTCAATCCACGCTGCCCAACGACCAATTGCCTTTGGGTCTCAGGATGCCGAACGGTGCGGCGCTGTCATTAAGGCGCTCGCCGGCGCGCAGGTCTTTCAGACACCGACCCTCGCCCTGAATACCCGCGGCGCCTTCAGGCAGTTCCTTGAGCCTCGACAGCGCGATCCGTTCCAGTATCTCCCCGCTGCCGTTCGAGACAATTGGAATGCTTTTGCGGACGGCGCCGCAGACACGCCAATTGATCCGGCTTACGTGACCTTTGCCAATTGGTCCCTGGGAATGGTCGGCCAGCTTCATAAAGCAGGTGTACCAATCATGGCCGGAACAGACGCGCCCATCGGCCTGCTCACGCCTGGTTTCAGCCTTCATCTGGAGATGGAGATGCTGGTCAAGGCAGGCCTGTCACCACAAGAGGCCCTGGCAAGCGCCACACTTCGCCCAGCAGAGTTTTTTGGCCTAGAAGAAACAATGGGCACCATCGAAGCAGGGAAAAGCAGCGAGCTGGTCCTCCTCACCGCCAACCCGCTTGAAGAGATCGCCAACACGCGCACCATCGATACCGTCATCACCCGTGGGACAGTTCTTGACCGCGCAGCTCTCGACGCGATGCTGAACAATGCAGCCCCTTGA
- the fabF gene encoding 3-oxoacyl-[acyl-carrier-protein] synthase 2: MSKRIVITGMGLVTPLGVGVDNVWKRLVAGKSGIRTNTRFDASALPAHIAGLVPDIAEDPAGLDMGAVVSSKERRKVDLFTIYAMAAAEEALTQANWKPEEEATRARTATIVGTGIGGLPIITAAKETMDARGYRKLSPFVVPAFLANLAAGNLSIRYGFMGPLGTPVTACAAGLQAIGDAMRLIASGEADIALAGGTEACVDPLGLGGFAAARALSTRNDAPEEASRPFDRDRDGFVMGEGAGLVVLESLEHARARCAKPLVELTGYGTSADAYHLTAGPEDGSGAARSMRACLQMAGSDGSDVDYVNAHATSTPVGDRGEVAALRQIFGTRIPEVAISSTKSAIGHLLGAAGGVEAVFTAMSLLTGLLPPTLNLHTPDKGMEDLDLTPLKAAKRDINHALCNGFGFGGVNATLSMKRL; the protein is encoded by the coding sequence ATGAGCAAGCGGATTGTGATCACAGGAATGGGGTTGGTGACCCCGCTAGGTGTCGGCGTGGACAATGTATGGAAGCGCCTTGTCGCAGGGAAGTCCGGCATACGAACCAACACCCGCTTTGACGCAAGTGCATTACCGGCACACATTGCCGGCCTTGTACCGGACATTGCAGAAGATCCAGCTGGCCTTGATATGGGCGCGGTGGTTTCGTCAAAGGAGCGACGTAAGGTTGACCTCTTCACCATCTACGCAATGGCAGCCGCAGAAGAAGCGCTCACCCAGGCAAATTGGAAACCTGAAGAAGAAGCAACCCGAGCACGCACGGCGACCATAGTCGGCACCGGGATCGGCGGCCTGCCGATCATCACAGCCGCCAAAGAAACAATGGATGCTCGAGGCTACCGCAAATTATCACCTTTCGTTGTGCCAGCCTTCCTCGCTAACCTTGCCGCCGGAAACCTGTCGATCCGGTATGGCTTTATGGGACCGTTGGGCACACCGGTCACCGCCTGCGCCGCGGGCCTCCAGGCAATTGGAGATGCCATGCGCCTGATCGCAAGCGGCGAAGCTGATATAGCGCTTGCTGGTGGGACCGAGGCTTGCGTCGATCCACTGGGCCTTGGTGGATTTGCCGCTGCTCGCGCTCTTTCAACCCGCAACGACGCTCCCGAAGAAGCGTCTCGTCCGTTTGATAGAGACAGAGATGGCTTTGTGATGGGCGAAGGCGCCGGACTTGTCGTGCTGGAATCCCTGGAACATGCGCGAGCCCGCTGCGCAAAGCCACTCGTTGAACTCACAGGATACGGAACCAGTGCAGATGCTTACCACCTGACGGCGGGGCCAGAGGACGGCTCAGGCGCCGCGAGGTCTATGCGGGCCTGCCTCCAGATGGCGGGCAGCGACGGATCCGACGTCGACTATGTTAACGCCCACGCGACCTCAACGCCTGTTGGCGACCGCGGCGAGGTCGCGGCCCTCAGACAGATCTTTGGTACTCGCATTCCAGAAGTTGCTATCTCGTCCACGAAATCTGCCATCGGCCACCTGTTGGGCGCTGCAGGAGGCGTCGAGGCTGTTTTTACTGCCATGTCTCTCCTCACCGGATTGCTGCCGCCCACTCTCAATCTGCACACTCCGGACAAAGGCATGGAGGACCTCGACCTCACCCCTTTGAAGGCAGCAAAAAGGGATATCAATCACGCATTGTGCAACGGCTTCGGGTTCGGCGGCGTCAACGCGACCCTCTCAATGAAACGCCTTTGA
- the hosA gene encoding transcriptional regulator HosA: MAFDKEKSAGFLINHIARLFAKELQHRIQPLGIVTGQFPILLELWEGDGLTQRELLEKLDIEQATLANTLTRMQRDGLIKRTKHPTDARAQLIWLTDKASKIKNEAYQSAAQINMESLSVLSEKDQALFMEFMRRVIAGMRSD; the protein is encoded by the coding sequence ATGGCATTTGATAAAGAAAAATCGGCGGGATTCCTCATAAATCACATAGCCCGGCTGTTCGCAAAGGAACTGCAACACCGCATTCAGCCCTTGGGAATCGTGACCGGGCAGTTCCCCATCCTGCTCGAATTGTGGGAGGGAGACGGTCTTACGCAACGGGAACTGCTGGAAAAACTCGATATAGAGCAGGCAACGCTGGCAAATACCCTGACCCGCATGCAGCGTGATGGCCTTATCAAGAGAACGAAGCATCCGACAGATGCCCGCGCTCAATTGATCTGGCTGACTGACAAAGCTTCGAAGATTAAGAACGAGGCCTACCAATCAGCGGCGCAGATAAATATGGAATCCTTGTCCGTTCTGAGTGAAAAAGACCAGGCCTTGTTTATGGAATTTATGCGCAGGGTGATTGCAGGTATGCGTTCGGACTAA
- a CDS encoding fatty acid desaturase, with amino-acid sequence MEMDTKKLDREAAQVAMRFMGMFAWKTVLLASVLFFAYGAILVAAATGQMGLIAAFALQSVVVYAVYTVLHEAVHGNVAGNGNGFQWLNSLAGHVSGWILLIPFKVHKAEHFAHHRSTNDVDVDPDHVFAGRSPVDVFSKSLKTVAIQYSFYYRNVWPKASTGERVSVLADVAMMLGGRVLLAAFGFPLEVLVLTVLANIVGNYITVVFFAWLVHHPHSETGRYVDTAVYVFPKWLDGVITWLWLFQNYHAIHHLFPRVPFYEYKKVFSEIRPIMVERGAPIREVGKSPQTFVAA; translated from the coding sequence ATGGAAATGGATACGAAAAAGCTTGATCGTGAGGCGGCGCAGGTCGCGATGCGGTTTATGGGAATGTTTGCCTGGAAGACTGTTCTGTTGGCATCGGTTCTATTTTTTGCCTATGGAGCGATTTTAGTCGCTGCAGCTACCGGCCAGATGGGTCTTATAGCTGCCTTCGCTTTGCAATCGGTCGTGGTCTACGCTGTCTATACTGTCTTACATGAGGCCGTACATGGGAATGTCGCTGGGAACGGCAACGGGTTTCAATGGCTGAATTCTCTGGCTGGTCATGTCTCCGGTTGGATCCTTTTGATCCCTTTCAAGGTTCATAAGGCGGAGCATTTCGCTCATCACCGGTCGACCAATGATGTCGATGTGGACCCGGATCATGTTTTTGCTGGGCGTAGTCCAGTCGATGTGTTTTCTAAATCTTTGAAGACTGTGGCGATCCAATATTCCTTCTATTACAGGAATGTGTGGCCTAAAGCATCAACAGGTGAGCGTGTATCTGTTTTGGCAGACGTCGCGATGATGCTTGGTGGTCGGGTTCTATTGGCTGCGTTTGGATTTCCGCTTGAAGTGCTGGTCTTGACTGTTCTTGCAAACATTGTTGGCAATTACATCACAGTGGTCTTTTTTGCCTGGCTGGTTCATCACCCGCACTCCGAGACGGGGCGGTATGTTGATACGGCTGTTTATGTCTTTCCAAAGTGGCTGGACGGTGTGATCACATGGCTATGGCTGTTTCAGAACTATCACGCCATTCATCACCTGTTTCCGCGGGTTCCCTTCTATGAGTACAAGAAAGTGTTCAGTGAGATTCGTCCTATCATGGTTGAACGTGGCGCACCAATTAGGGAAGTCGGGAAATCTCCCCAAACATTTGTTGCTGCCTGA